In Streptomyces sp. RFCAC02, the following proteins share a genomic window:
- a CDS encoding OsmC family peroxiredoxin, which translates to MATTRTATTNWEGPLMGGSGTVALNSSGVGTFDVTWASRAEEPGGRTSPEELIAAAHSSCFSMALSHALAGAGTPPETVETQADVTFQPGEGITGIVLRVKARVPGLSAEDFTKAAEGAKANCPVSKALAGAPISLEAELLS; encoded by the coding sequence ATGGCAACCACTCGCACCGCCACGACGAACTGGGAAGGCCCCCTCATGGGCGGCTCCGGCACCGTCGCCCTGAACTCGTCGGGCGTCGGCACGTTCGACGTCACCTGGGCGTCGCGGGCCGAGGAGCCGGGTGGCAGGACCAGCCCCGAGGAGCTGATCGCCGCCGCCCACTCGTCGTGCTTCTCGATGGCGCTCTCCCACGCGCTGGCCGGCGCCGGCACCCCGCCCGAGACCGTGGAGACGCAGGCGGACGTGACGTTCCAGCCGGGTGAGGGCATCACCGGCATCGTCCTGCGCGTCAAGGCGCGCGTGCCGGGCCTGTCCGCCGAGGACTTCACGAAGGCGGCCGAGGGCGCGAAGGCCAACTGCCCCGTCAGCAAGGCCCTCGCGGGCGCCCCGATCTCGCTGGAGGCCGAGCTCCTCTCCTGA
- a CDS encoding D-2-hydroxyacid dehydrogenase, whose translation MTSSALPPPPPGRGAAGPPPRVVVLDADPPARLDRIAGRVEVVRADAASLPGLLPGADALLVWDFLSDAVRDAWPPPGSRPGWVHTASAGVDRLLFPGLVGSDTVLTNARGVFDQPIAEYVAGLVLAMAKDLLGTWELQRERRWRHRETVKVAGGRAVVVGSGPIGRRIAAVLSALGMDVVLVGRRARDGVRAADELHGLLGGADWVICAAPLTAGTTGMFDAAAFAAMRPGAAFINVGRGGHVVEDDLAAALAAGRPARAALDVFATEPLPPDSALWSAPGLFVSPHMSGDTVGWRDDLAEQFQDNAERWLAGEPLFNVVDKRLGYVPADAPAAPPPDGRKD comes from the coding sequence ATGACGTCCTCCGCGCTTCCTCCGCCCCCGCCCGGCCGCGGTGCCGCCGGGCCGCCGCCCCGCGTCGTCGTGCTGGACGCCGATCCGCCGGCCCGGCTGGACCGCATCGCCGGCCGTGTCGAGGTGGTGCGGGCCGACGCCGCGTCACTGCCCGGCCTGCTCCCGGGGGCGGACGCCCTCCTGGTGTGGGACTTCCTGTCGGACGCGGTGCGCGACGCCTGGCCCCCGCCGGGGAGCCGGCCGGGCTGGGTCCACACGGCGAGCGCGGGCGTGGACCGGCTGCTGTTCCCCGGCCTGGTCGGCTCCGACACCGTCCTGACCAACGCGCGCGGCGTCTTCGACCAGCCGATCGCCGAGTACGTGGCGGGGCTCGTCCTGGCGATGGCGAAGGACCTGCTCGGCACCTGGGAGCTGCAGCGCGAACGCCGCTGGCGGCACCGGGAGACGGTGAAGGTCGCGGGCGGCCGGGCCGTCGTCGTGGGGTCGGGTCCGATCGGGCGGCGGATCGCCGCGGTGCTGTCGGCGCTCGGGATGGACGTGGTCCTGGTGGGGCGGCGCGCGCGGGACGGCGTACGGGCCGCCGATGAGCTGCACGGGCTGCTGGGCGGCGCCGACTGGGTGATCTGCGCGGCGCCGCTGACGGCCGGGACGACGGGCATGTTCGACGCGGCGGCGTTCGCCGCGATGCGGCCCGGGGCGGCGTTCATCAACGTGGGGCGCGGCGGGCACGTCGTGGAGGACGACCTGGCGGCCGCGCTCGCGGCCGGGCGTCCCGCGCGGGCGGCGCTCGACGTGTTCGCCACGGAGCCGCTGCCCCCGGACAGCGCGCTGTGGTCGGCGCCGGGGCTGTTCGTGTCGCCGCACATGAGCGGCGACACGGTCGGCTGGCGCGACGACCTGGCCGAGCAGTTCCAGGACAACGCGGAGCGCTGGCTGGCGGGCGAGCCGCTGTTCAACGTCGTCGACAAACGGCTCGGCTACGTCCCGGCCGACGCACCGGCGGCGCCACCGCCCGACGGACGGAAGGACTGA
- a CDS encoding IclR family transcriptional regulator C-terminal domain-containing protein, protein MSGRTTPFHSVRYAMRLLETVAVHPDGLREDELARRTGLPAVQLAQLLRVLDRDGYIRRLDDGGYAAGEALLKLGAGGESRRRVRLEKLQQTLDALRDEVGAAVYLGQYRDGELEVPHTSAAPSLPGVNEWVAFKSAAHATAIGKCLLSQLDHEGRQDHLSRHKAARLTSRTITDARVLLSTLDRQPATVPVLDIQEYAVGTLCAAVPLTAGASVGCLALSLPIGQAHRLRMAAEALNRQAAPALLSLTL, encoded by the coding sequence ATGTCCGGGCGGACCACCCCGTTCCATTCCGTGCGGTACGCCATGCGGCTGCTGGAAACGGTGGCCGTGCACCCCGACGGGCTCCGCGAGGACGAGCTCGCCCGCCGTACGGGGCTGCCCGCGGTCCAGCTCGCCCAGTTGCTGCGCGTGCTCGACCGTGACGGCTACATCCGGCGGCTCGACGACGGCGGGTACGCCGCGGGCGAGGCGCTGCTCAAGCTCGGCGCGGGCGGCGAGAGCCGCCGTCGCGTGCGGCTCGAGAAACTGCAGCAGACCCTCGACGCCCTGCGCGACGAGGTGGGTGCCGCGGTGTATCTCGGCCAGTACCGGGACGGTGAGCTGGAGGTGCCGCACACCTCGGCCGCGCCGTCCCTGCCGGGCGTGAACGAGTGGGTGGCGTTCAAGTCGGCCGCCCACGCCACGGCCATCGGCAAGTGCCTGCTGAGCCAGCTCGACCACGAGGGACGCCAGGACCACCTGTCCCGGCACAAGGCGGCCCGCCTGACCTCCCGCACCATCACGGACGCGCGGGTCCTGCTCAGCACGCTCGACCGGCAGCCCGCCACCGTGCCCGTGCTCGACATCCAGGAGTACGCGGTCGGCACGCTGTGCGCGGCGGTGCCGCTGACGGCGGGCGCGTCCGTCGGCTGCCTCGCGCTGTCCCTCCCCATCGGACAGGCCCACCGTCTGCGGATGGCCGCCGAGGCGCTCAACCGCCAGGCAGCCCCCGCCCTGTTGTCGCTCACGCTGTGA
- a CDS encoding amidase, producing the protein MTEVTALSAARLAERYAAGSLSPVEAAEAALRRADDVQGAVNAFVLVDPEGALEAARAAERRWLRGEPAGPLDGVPVTVKDILLQRGHPTRRGSAAVPAGDGPWTEDAPAVARLREAGAVILGKTTTPEYGWKGVTDSPLSGVTGNPYDPARTAGGSSGGSAAAVAAGAGPLSLGTDGGGSVRIPASFCGIFALKPTYGRVPLYPASAFGTLAHVGPMTRDAADAALLMDVIARPDARDWSQLAPAAGGGFAAALAPDSEGAAAAVRGLEVAYSPSVWPGQQVAPDVAAAVRRGVERLAELGAEVTETDPPLPPLDVLREAFHVLWFSGAARVTQGLDAAGAAALDPGLAEIRAAGARYSALDYLAAVDVRMAAGRAMGAFHERFDVLVTPTMPLTAFEAGAEVPAGSGMTRWTDWTPFTYPFNMTQQPAASLPCGLDADGLPAGLQIVAARHADTTVLRAAHALYAAGAAGVPAPPPAPART; encoded by the coding sequence ATGACCGAGGTCACCGCGCTGAGCGCCGCCCGGCTCGCCGAACGCTACGCCGCGGGCTCCCTGTCGCCGGTCGAGGCGGCCGAGGCGGCGCTGCGCCGCGCCGACGACGTCCAGGGGGCGGTGAACGCGTTCGTCCTCGTCGATCCCGAGGGCGCCCTGGAGGCGGCACGGGCCGCGGAGCGGCGCTGGCTGCGCGGTGAGCCGGCCGGCCCGCTGGACGGGGTGCCGGTGACGGTGAAGGACATCCTGCTGCAGCGCGGGCACCCGACGCGGCGGGGCTCGGCGGCGGTGCCGGCCGGGGACGGGCCGTGGACGGAGGACGCGCCGGCGGTGGCGCGACTGCGGGAGGCGGGCGCGGTCATCCTCGGCAAGACGACGACGCCGGAGTACGGCTGGAAGGGCGTGACGGACTCGCCGCTGTCCGGTGTCACGGGCAATCCGTACGACCCGGCGCGGACGGCGGGCGGGTCGAGCGGCGGCAGCGCCGCCGCGGTGGCGGCCGGCGCCGGGCCGCTGAGTCTCGGGACGGACGGCGGGGGGTCGGTGCGGATCCCGGCGTCGTTCTGCGGGATCTTCGCGCTGAAGCCGACGTACGGGCGGGTGCCGCTGTACCCGGCGAGCGCGTTCGGGACGCTGGCGCACGTCGGGCCGATGACGCGGGACGCCGCGGACGCGGCGCTGCTCATGGATGTGATCGCGCGGCCCGACGCGCGGGACTGGTCGCAGCTCGCCCCGGCTGCCGGCGGGGGCTTCGCCGCGGCTCTGGCGCCGGACTCCGAGGGCGCGGCGGCGGCCGTGCGGGGCCTTGAGGTGGCGTACTCGCCGTCGGTGTGGCCGGGGCAGCAGGTGGCGCCGGACGTCGCCGCCGCCGTGCGGCGCGGGGTGGAGCGGCTGGCGGAGCTGGGGGCGGAGGTGACCGAGACCGACCCGCCGCTGCCGCCGCTCGACGTGCTGCGGGAGGCGTTCCATGTGCTGTGGTTCAGCGGCGCGGCGCGGGTCACGCAGGGGCTCGACGCCGCAGGGGCGGCGGCCCTCGACCCGGGGCTCGCCGAGATCCGCGCGGCCGGCGCGCGGTACTCGGCGCTGGACTACCTGGCGGCGGTGGACGTGCGGATGGCGGCGGGGCGCGCGATGGGCGCCTTCCACGAGCGGTTCGACGTACTGGTGACGCCGACGATGCCGCTGACCGCGTTCGAGGCCGGCGCCGAGGTGCCCGCGGGCTCGGGGATGACCCGCTGGACGGACTGGACGCCGTTCACCTACCCGTTCAACATGACGCAGCAGCCCGCCGCGTCCCTGCCCTGCGGGCTGGACGCCGACGGGCTGCCGGCCGGGCTGCAGATCGTGGCCGCGCGGCACGCGGACACGACCGTGCTGCGGGCGGCGCACGCGCTGTACGCGGCTGGCGCGGCCGGGGTACCCGCACCGCCGCCCGCCCCGGCCCGGACCTAG
- a CDS encoding aspartate/glutamate racemase family protein, whose protein sequence is MDVSFLGGPQPQAGVGVVAPFDFALDRELWRWVPDDVSLHLTRTPFVPVEVSLDLARMVSEHETLRAAVGTLCAVSPEVVAYACTSGSFVSGVAGERAMRAAMAQAGGMPAVTTSGALLDALGELGARRIAVVTPYTKSVTDALEVYLAEAGVQVTGRSYLGLTREIWRVAYRDVVDMARAAAVGAPDALFISCTNLPTYDVIPQLEAELRMPVVSANQVTVWAALRSLGKEAVGPYQALLDPAARRGPASLPPAVPAQPAAPVAPPVPAVAVAPVAVPQDAADPAETDIVPQDAIDPAAPDDDR, encoded by the coding sequence ATGGATGTCTCCTTCCTCGGCGGCCCGCAACCGCAGGCCGGCGTCGGCGTCGTCGCTCCCTTCGACTTCGCGCTCGACCGCGAGCTGTGGCGGTGGGTGCCCGACGACGTGTCACTGCATCTGACGCGGACGCCGTTCGTGCCCGTCGAGGTCAGTCTCGACCTGGCGCGAATGGTCAGCGAGCACGAGACGCTGCGCGCCGCCGTCGGCACCCTGTGCGCTGTCTCCCCGGAGGTCGTCGCGTACGCCTGCACGTCCGGCAGCTTCGTCAGCGGGGTCGCCGGCGAACGCGCCATGCGCGCGGCGATGGCGCAGGCCGGCGGCATGCCGGCCGTGACCACCTCGGGGGCACTGCTCGACGCGCTGGGCGAACTCGGCGCCCGGCGGATCGCCGTCGTCACGCCGTACACCAAGTCGGTGACCGACGCCCTGGAGGTCTACCTCGCGGAGGCCGGCGTCCAGGTCACCGGCCGCAGCTACCTCGGCCTCACCCGCGAGATCTGGCGCGTCGCCTACCGCGATGTCGTCGACATGGCGCGCGCCGCGGCCGTCGGGGCGCCCGACGCGCTGTTCATCAGCTGCACCAACCTCCCGACGTACGACGTCATCCCGCAGTTGGAGGCCGAGCTCCGCATGCCGGTCGTCTCGGCCAACCAGGTCACCGTCTGGGCCGCCCTCCGCTCGCTCGGCAAGGAGGCCGTCGGCCCCTACCAGGCGCTCCTCGATCCGGCGGCCAGGAGAGGTCCCGCGTCCCTGCCGCCCGCCGTCCCCGCCCAGCCGGCCGCCCCCGTGGCGCCGCCCGTCCCCGCCGTGGCGGTCGCCCCCGTCGCCGTGCCGCAGGACGCCGCCGACCCCGCCGAGACCGACATCGTCCCGCAGGACGCGATCGACCCGGCCGCGCCCGACGACGACCGCTGA
- the ehuC gene encoding ectoine/hydroxyectoine ABC transporter permease subunit EhuC gives MMTEGMLTNYFLPGIWITVQVTVLSAVLAAVVAFVIGTLRTSRLWIVRFLAGAYFEFFRGTSALVLMFFAVFSVPLLLRWQLVPMWAGILVLGMTYGSYGSEVVRGALAAVPVAQREAGVALGFSRTQRLWRIEIPQAWPEMMPPFNNLLIELLKGTALVSAITVPDMTYAANLVRLGSNESAPIYTLLLVLYFIIAFVMTRGMRVLERRAKAGVGQAEPRGGLLRRGLREDAGEGSGALTAGGAR, from the coding sequence ATGATGACCGAGGGCATGCTCACCAACTACTTCCTCCCGGGCATCTGGATCACCGTCCAGGTGACCGTCCTCAGCGCCGTGCTGGCCGCCGTCGTGGCGTTCGTCATCGGCACGCTGCGGACCTCCCGGCTGTGGATCGTCCGATTCCTGGCCGGCGCCTATTTCGAGTTCTTCCGCGGTACCTCGGCGCTGGTCCTGATGTTCTTCGCCGTGTTCTCCGTACCTCTGCTGCTGCGGTGGCAGCTCGTACCGATGTGGGCGGGCATCCTCGTGCTCGGCATGACGTACGGGTCCTACGGGTCCGAGGTGGTGCGCGGCGCGCTGGCGGCCGTACCGGTGGCACAGCGCGAGGCGGGGGTCGCGCTGGGCTTCAGCCGGACGCAGCGGCTGTGGCGCATCGAGATACCGCAGGCGTGGCCCGAGATGATGCCGCCCTTCAACAACCTGCTGATCGAGCTGCTCAAGGGAACGGCCCTGGTGTCCGCGATCACGGTCCCGGACATGACCTACGCGGCCAACCTCGTGCGCCTCGGCAGCAACGAGAGCGCGCCCATCTACACGCTGCTCCTCGTCCTCTACTTCATCATCGCCTTCGTCATGACCCGCGGCATGCGCGTGCTGGAGAGGCGCGCCAAGGCCGGCGTCGGCCAGGCGGAGCCCCGCGGCGGGCTGCTGCGGCGCGGCCTGCGGGAGGACGCCGGTGAGGGCTCCGGCGCGCTCACGGCGGGAGGTGCCCGATGA
- the ehuB gene encoding ectoine/hydroxyectoine ABC transporter substrate-binding protein EhuB, protein MAPPMRTIRTYNRTRGGISRRSLLAGMAALGALGAAGCSRVAAEGTVEGGNLLDRLRERGEVKVGIANEPPFGYIDDDGNPTGEAPSVAKVIFERLGIDKVTPVPVEFSALIPGLKAHQFDVVSAGMTINPPRCEQVLFADPDFLMLDAFIVAPGNPHNIKTYEDIAEQGLTMATGQAYAQIGYAEANGIPSSKVLILPDQVAGLDAVAQGRVDAFAGTNVTVTGVTEGSNRAEASEPFQPMVDGEPALGAGGFAFRLSEQNLRDAFNEELHAIKESGELLETVRPFGFTEAEMTDLTAEELCR, encoded by the coding sequence ATGGCTCCACCGATGAGAACAATTCGGACATACAACAGGACACGGGGCGGAATCAGCAGACGTTCGCTCCTCGCCGGCATGGCCGCGCTCGGTGCCCTGGGCGCCGCCGGCTGCAGCAGGGTCGCCGCCGAGGGGACCGTCGAAGGGGGGAATCTGCTCGACCGGCTGCGGGAGCGCGGCGAGGTGAAGGTCGGCATCGCGAACGAGCCGCCGTTCGGCTACATCGACGACGACGGCAACCCGACCGGCGAGGCGCCGTCGGTCGCCAAGGTGATCTTCGAGCGCCTCGGTATCGACAAGGTCACCCCGGTGCCGGTCGAGTTCAGCGCGCTGATCCCCGGCCTCAAGGCACACCAGTTCGACGTGGTGTCGGCCGGCATGACGATCAACCCGCCCCGCTGCGAGCAGGTGCTGTTCGCGGACCCCGACTTCCTCATGCTCGACGCCTTCATCGTGGCCCCGGGCAACCCGCACAACATCAAGACCTACGAGGACATCGCCGAGCAGGGCCTCACCATGGCCACCGGCCAGGCGTACGCCCAGATCGGGTACGCCGAGGCGAACGGCATCCCGAGCAGCAAGGTCCTGATCCTCCCCGACCAGGTGGCCGGCCTCGACGCCGTGGCCCAGGGCCGTGTGGACGCCTTCGCGGGCACGAACGTCACCGTCACCGGTGTCACGGAGGGCAGCAACCGCGCGGAGGCCAGCGAACCGTTCCAGCCGATGGTGGACGGCGAGCCGGCGCTCGGCGCGGGCGGCTTCGCGTTCCGTCTCTCGGAGCAGAACCTGCGGGACGCGTTCAACGAGGAGCTGCACGCGATCAAGGAGAGCGGCGAGCTGCTGGAGACCGTGCGCCCGTTCGGCTTCACCGAGGCCGAGATGACGGACCTCACCGCCGAGGAGCTGTGCCGATGA
- a CDS encoding antibiotic biosynthesis monooxygenase: MAGVVKINVLTVPAEQREELERRFGARAGLVESEDGFEWFELLRPVEGTDQYLVYTRWRSEEDFQRWVEGSMRQAHSGGGRPAASGATLWSFDVVQQAGPKATGQD, translated from the coding sequence ATGGCTGGTGTCGTGAAGATCAACGTCCTGACTGTTCCCGCTGAGCAGCGGGAGGAGCTGGAGCGGCGGTTCGGTGCGCGTGCCGGGCTCGTCGAGAGCGAGGACGGGTTCGAGTGGTTCGAGCTGCTCCGGCCCGTCGAGGGCACCGATCAGTACCTCGTCTACACCCGGTGGCGCAGCGAGGAGGACTTCCAGCGCTGGGTCGAGGGATCCATGCGGCAGGCGCACAGCGGGGGCGGCCGGCCCGCCGCGTCGGGGGCGACGCTGTGGTCGTTCGACGTCGTCCAGCAGGCCGGGCCGAAGGCCACCGGGCAGGACTGA
- the ehuA gene encoding ectoine/hydroxyectoine ABC transporter ATP-binding protein EhuA, with protein sequence MSRAGGTELVRFEQVTKRFGGQTVLDRLDFSVDAGKHVTLIGPSGSGKTTILRLLMTLLRPDEGTIRVDGDCLTHEERNGRLVKAGEKHVREVRKKIGMVFQQFNLFPNMRVLRNVMEAPVHVLGLPKDEAEQRARELIEMVGLTEHLDKYPSQLSGGQQQRVAIARALAMRPQVLCLDEVTSALDPELVAGVLDVLRDIAHSTDITMLCVTHEMSFARDVSDAVLMFDQGRIVESGTPEKIFSDPEHSRTREFLSTVL encoded by the coding sequence GTGAGCCGTGCGGGTGGCACCGAACTGGTCCGCTTCGAGCAGGTGACCAAGCGGTTCGGCGGCCAGACGGTCCTGGACCGGCTCGACTTCTCCGTGGACGCGGGGAAGCACGTCACCCTGATCGGGCCGTCCGGGTCGGGCAAGACCACCATCCTGCGCCTGCTCATGACGCTGCTGCGCCCCGACGAGGGCACGATCCGCGTGGACGGCGACTGCCTGACCCACGAGGAGCGCAACGGCCGCCTGGTCAAGGCCGGTGAGAAGCATGTCCGTGAGGTCCGCAAGAAGATCGGCATGGTCTTCCAGCAGTTCAACCTGTTCCCGAACATGCGGGTGCTGCGCAACGTCATGGAGGCCCCGGTCCACGTTCTCGGCCTGCCGAAGGACGAGGCGGAGCAGCGCGCCAGGGAACTGATCGAGATGGTCGGCCTGACCGAGCACCTCGACAAGTACCCGAGCCAGCTCTCCGGCGGCCAGCAGCAGCGTGTCGCGATCGCGCGGGCGCTGGCGATGCGGCCGCAGGTCCTGTGCCTCGACGAGGTGACCTCCGCGCTCGACCCCGAACTGGTCGCCGGGGTGCTGGACGTGCTGCGGGACATCGCGCACTCGACGGACATCACGATGCTGTGCGTCACGCACGAGATGAGCTTCGCGCGCGATGTGTCCGACGCCGTGCTGATGTTCGACCAGGGACGGATCGTGGAGTCCGGTACGCCGGAGAAGATCTTCAGCGACCCGGAGCACAGCCGGACGCGGGAGTTCCTGAGCACCGTGCTCTGA
- a CDS encoding DUF3830 family protein, translated as MADAEAGAAPAAARVDRFITVSLDRRNVSCTARLLTERAPVTCAAVWDALPLGGDVYHAKYARNEIYTLVPTFAPQEPPLENPTITPIPGDLCYFTFTDTQLGTSSYGYGDEAAHRTRSTVVDLALFYERNNLLINGDAGWIPGIVWGTVVDGLDRMADACQDLWRAGALGETLSFRRA; from the coding sequence ATGGCCGACGCCGAAGCCGGCGCCGCACCCGCGGCGGCACGCGTGGACCGCTTCATCACCGTCTCGCTGGACCGGCGCAACGTGAGCTGCACCGCCCGGCTGCTCACCGAGCGGGCGCCCGTCACCTGTGCCGCGGTGTGGGACGCCCTCCCGCTCGGGGGTGATGTGTATCACGCCAAGTACGCGCGCAACGAGATCTACACCCTGGTGCCGACCTTCGCGCCGCAGGAGCCGCCGCTGGAGAACCCGACGATCACCCCGATCCCGGGTGACCTGTGCTACTTCACCTTCACCGACACGCAGCTCGGCACCTCGTCCTACGGCTACGGCGACGAGGCCGCCCACCGCACCCGCTCCACCGTCGTCGACCTCGCGCTCTTCTACGAGCGCAACAACCTCCTGATCAACGGCGACGCCGGCTGGATCCCGGGCATCGTCTGGGGCACGGTCGTCGACGGCCTCGACCGCATGGCCGACGCCTGTCAGGACCTGTGGCGCGCCGGCGCGCTCGGCGAGACGCTCAGTTTCCGGCGCGCTTAG
- a CDS encoding DUF445 family protein → MEGMDDTDAGTPLGPGDAARLRTLRRMKAVATGLLVLVTVVYALATWAEHHGAGAWAGYVASAAEAGMVGALADWFAVTALFRHPLGLRIPHTAIIPTKKDQLGQSLGDFVGENFLAAGVVRDRLAAIGIAGRLGTWLARPENAERVTRELATAVRGGLTVLRDADVQAVLGETITRRVAAAEVAPHLGRLLERTVTDGGHRRIVDLFCAQAHDWLVKHRDAVLTAVEGGAPGWTPRFVDRRVGDRVHRELVRFTAEMRDAPDHPARGALDRFLTDFARQLREDPETRARVERLKRDLVARPEVQDLIATAWGGVRAMIVSAAADEDSPLRRRARDAIGGVGGRLASDARLRAKLDGWITDAAVYVVSGYRTEITSLITDTIASWDARTASRKIELHIGRDLQFIRLNGTVVGALAGLVIHAVTRVLGG, encoded by the coding sequence ATCGAGGGCATGGACGACACCGACGCCGGCACGCCGCTCGGCCCCGGCGATGCCGCACGGCTGCGCACCCTGCGCCGCATGAAGGCCGTCGCGACCGGCCTGCTGGTCCTCGTGACCGTCGTGTACGCCCTCGCGACCTGGGCCGAGCACCACGGCGCCGGCGCGTGGGCCGGGTACGTCGCCTCCGCCGCCGAGGCCGGCATGGTGGGCGCGCTGGCGGACTGGTTCGCCGTGACCGCACTCTTCCGGCACCCGCTCGGCCTGCGTATCCCGCACACCGCGATCATCCCGACGAAGAAGGACCAGCTCGGCCAGTCGCTCGGCGACTTCGTCGGGGAGAACTTCCTCGCGGCCGGCGTCGTCCGCGACCGGCTGGCCGCCATCGGCATCGCCGGCCGGCTCGGCACCTGGCTCGCCCGCCCCGAGAACGCCGAACGCGTCACCCGCGAGCTGGCCACCGCCGTCCGCGGCGGGCTGACCGTCCTGCGCGACGCGGACGTGCAGGCCGTCCTCGGCGAGACGATCACCCGTCGCGTCGCCGCCGCCGAGGTCGCCCCGCACCTCGGCCGCCTGCTGGAGCGGACCGTCACGGACGGCGGGCACCGCAGGATCGTCGACCTCTTCTGCGCCCAGGCGCACGACTGGCTGGTGAAGCACCGCGACGCCGTCCTCACCGCCGTCGAGGGCGGCGCGCCCGGCTGGACGCCGCGCTTCGTGGACCGGCGGGTCGGCGACCGCGTCCACCGTGAACTGGTCCGCTTCACCGCCGAGATGCGCGACGCCCCCGACCATCCGGCCCGCGGTGCCCTGGACCGCTTCCTCACCGACTTCGCCCGCCAGCTCCGCGAGGACCCGGAGACCCGCGCCCGCGTGGAACGCCTGAAGCGCGACCTCGTCGCCCGGCCCGAGGTGCAGGACCTCATCGCCACCGCCTGGGGCGGCGTCCGCGCCATGATCGTGTCGGCGGCCGCCGACGAGGACAGCCCGCTGCGGCGGCGCGCCCGGGACGCGATCGGCGGTGTCGGCGGCCGGCTCGCCTCGGACGCCCGCCTGCGCGCCAAACTCGACGGCTGGATCACCGACGCCGCCGTGTACGTCGTCTCCGGCTACCGCACCGAGATCACGTCCCTGATCACCGACACCATCGCTTCCTGGGACGCCCGGACCGCCTCGCGGAAGATCGAGCTGCACATCGGCCGCGACCTGCAGTTCATCCGGCTGAACGGCACGGTCGTCGGGGCGCTCGCCGGTCTCGTCATCCACGCCGTCACCCGGGTGCTCGGCGGCTGA
- the ehuD gene encoding ectoine/hydroxyectoine ABC transporter permease subunit EhuD, whose translation MNWSWDNVDAFMPRFWDGVVLTLEALLFGTLIAFALGLVWALAQRSQVRWIRWPVNAVTEFIRNTPLLVQLFFLFYVLPEWGPSMDSLTTGIIGLGLHYSTYTAEVYRAGIDGVPAGQWEAATALSLPRGRTWRAVILPQAIRRVVPALGNYVISMLKDSPMIALIGALDMFGEAKSFGNEIFSHQEAYAIVGIAFVVIAYPASLLIRFLERRLAITR comes from the coding sequence ATGAACTGGAGCTGGGACAACGTCGACGCCTTCATGCCGCGGTTCTGGGACGGTGTCGTCCTGACGCTGGAGGCGCTGCTGTTCGGCACGCTGATCGCGTTCGCGCTGGGCCTCGTGTGGGCGCTGGCGCAGCGGTCGCAGGTCCGGTGGATCCGGTGGCCCGTGAACGCGGTGACGGAGTTCATCCGCAACACGCCGCTGCTGGTCCAGTTGTTCTTCCTGTTCTACGTGCTGCCCGAGTGGGGTCCGAGCATGGACTCCCTGACCACCGGCATCATCGGCCTCGGGCTGCACTACTCGACCTACACCGCCGAGGTGTACCGCGCGGGCATCGACGGCGTGCCCGCGGGCCAGTGGGAGGCGGCGACGGCGCTCAGCCTGCCCCGCGGCCGCACGTGGCGCGCCGTCATCCTGCCGCAGGCCATCCGGCGCGTCGTGCCGGCCCTCGGCAACTACGTGATCTCGATGCTGAAGGACTCCCCCATGATCGCCCTCATCGGGGCGCTCGACATGTTCGGGGAGGCCAAGAGCTTCGGCAACGAGATCTTCTCCCACCAGGAGGCGTACGCCATCGTCGGCATCGCCTTCGTCGTCATCGCCTACCCGGCCTCTTTGCTGATCAGATTTCTGGAGCGTCGTCTTGCCATCACCCGCTGA